From the genome of Nicotiana sylvestris chromosome 1, ASM39365v2, whole genome shotgun sequence:
GATTGGGCCATTTAGGCCTTCATCCAGAGACTCAATGTTTGAAGCTTAGTGGCTTCACAATAGTTGAAACAAAATTTGGTGGAATACCCGACTGTTACTTGGGCCGACATGTACAACCGGTACCAATCTAAAACCGGAGTTGAAGATGATCAACTTGGGCCCCTTTCGGGTCCGTATACCCCATCAGAACCATCGACAGAGTTAAGAGAGATATCGACCATGAACCGAGATCAAACAGGGATCGATATCATCCGTATAATAGAGACCGAAGAAGCAGTGGGCCCGGGCAGAACTCTATGAGAAATGAAAGGAAAAGTGATCGAGGTGAGAGCAACCGGGAACTCATGAGCAAAAACATATTTGATAGGTCGTCGGTCCTAGAGAACCACCAAGGTTATCGGAGTACAACTTTAACATTGATGTTGTTGCCATTGTATCAACTATCGGATGTATCAAGGACACTAAATGGCCTCGACCTCTACAATCTGATCCAGCCCAAAGGGATCCTAACCagatgtgcaaatatcatggcactcatggccatAGAACAGAGGATTGCCGACAATTGAGGAAGGAAGTAGCCCAGTTGTTCAACAAcgggcaccttcgagaattcttGAGCGAGCaagccaagaatcatttcaaGAATAGGGATTCTAATAAACAGACCGAACAAGAAGAACCTCAACACGTCATTAACATGATCATCGGTGAGGTCGATGTCCCTCAAGGTCTGATGTTGAAGcgcaccaaagtatccatcacaagggaaaaacgGACTCGAGATTATATACCAGAAGGAACCTTGTCTTTCAACAACGAGGACGCAGAAGGGATCGTGCAGCCCCACAATGATGCACTAGTGATAtctgtactcataaataaatGTCGAGTaagcgtgtgttaattgatctAGGTATCTCGGCCAAAATCATCCGATCGAGGGTGTAGAGCAGCTCGGTCTACAAGATCAAATCGTGCCTGCAGTCTGAGTTCTAAACAGATTCAATATGGCATGTGAAACCACTAACGGGGAGATAACATTACTAGTGAATGCTGCCGGGACCATCCAGGAAGCCAAGTTTTTTTGTGattgaaggagacatgaggtacaacgctctATTTGGGAGGCCATTGATACACAACATGATGGCAATGCCCTCGATTCTGCAACAAGTGTTAAAATTCCCAACACCAGGAAGGATTAAAATAATCTACGGAGAACAGCCAGCCGCAAAGAAAATGTTTGCGGTCGAAAAGGCGATTCCGATATCCGCGCTTGCAATGACAAAGGGGCCAAGTTCGGTCACAAAGCAAGAAGCTAAATAGCAATTACCGACACCAGACCCGACCCAACCGGAGAAGTAGGTGACTGATGAAGACGATGATTACGGGGTTCCCATGTCTTTTGTAGCCCGCGATGATTTCAACGCCACTAAATTGACAATCGAGGAGCTGGAACAGCTCATATTGATTAGCACTaccccgatcgaaaggtatacctaggcacggggttaagtcccgagctcaggaaaaaattcatgcaatttcttatagctaacatagattgtttcgcttggtcccaccTTGATATGATAGGGATCCCGGCGGAGATAACCACTCACAAGCTAAGCTTGGACCCGAAGTTTTACCCGGTCAAACAGAAGAGGAGACCCCAGTCTGAGGTCAGACAtgctttcatcaaggacgaggtatctaaactcctcaaaatagggtccattcgggagaTTATACACCTATTCTAGAAAATAATTAAGGTTTAGATATGTCAGAGAGTTTATATCATGTTCAATGTTTGTTAGGAGTTTTTGTAATCTTGTTAAAGATTCGTATGTCAGTAGAAAATATAAAGAACTTCTAATAATAGATAACCAAATTATTTCAAATGAAACGTGTGTTGTAAAAACTGTATTCAAAACTAGAAAATTAGAGAAGCAAAGAAACGGtagtttaataatcaaaatagaaaaTAATTCTGAGCCCACATGTTGGTTGTGTGTCCTTAAAGAATTTAATCACTTCACTGTTGCCCGAGATTTTGGATTAATTTCTCCCATTATAGAATGAAATAACTATTTTGTGATGGCAATTCTACAAATTATAGAACTTCAGCGAACTTAAATAACGGAGCAAATCCACTTGACATCTATATTTGTTTGAAAAATAATGCAACAATGTAGAAAAAACGggagaaattttcagatttttcatATTTAAAAAATGAGGCTAAGCTTCTAAATTTATAGACAGTAAAAGAGTGAGATGAAGAGGTGTAATTCAAAAGATATCTCTTCCATTTCTCATTCACACCCATTTACAAAACCTAAAAACGTTTTCATATAGCCAAGCTCCAACTGTAGTATAGAACTCCAGCTGCTGATTGAATGGTTGATTCTTATACATCTATTATATGCAGAAAAAATGGTTTTGCTGTTTCTGAAACCAGAATGCTTCTGTGGCTGTGAGTGAAGAGACTTAAGATCATATTGAAGATCAAGTCTGCCAGTTACAGTGGTAGAAAACTGcatgctgctgctgctgcttctgtttctaTTTTCGTCTATTGGTTTTATGTTGTATAAGGTTTCTTAAATGTCTCTCTACTGTCCCCAATATGTATTTAATGGAAGTGCTGACCAACTTTCACAGACACGCTAATGTAGTGTGCTCAACGACAACCTGCGTCACGCTGTCGATTTATATGGTCTCTCTAATAGAACATGGTTACTACTAGATTGAATGATATATCTTCTTTTGTCCTGTGCTAAGAGCAAATAGCTGCTGCCTAGAATTATCACTATGTGCTTCTACAATTAGGATACTTAAACTTGCTCCAGCTATATGGATTATGTATGTTGTACATTTTGATGATAATTTGCTTATTCAGTTCAGTCCATCAGGGTTGGTTGCTAGTACAGAAAGAAAGTTCTCATCTTTCATGCTTTAATTGCCTTGCCTTAAAACAAGGAAAGATCACAATAGAGAAAGGCTAGTGTTAAAGGATGAACCAAATTAAATGATTGTTTCAGAATGGCTATTCCTCACATTTAAGATACAGTATTGTTAAAGTTcaaaatcgcacgatagagaaagaaagaaaatgaagtaTTCTAATTATTCAATCGACTCTCCAAAATATATatagacgtctctataccgatccgcaagactctattagacaTGTTCATAATTCGTGAGACTAGAGGCGGATATACCTTATACAGTGAGGGGTCACCGGCACCCGTAAAATTCGATAAAGTTCTATGTATACATGTATATGTTGTTAAAAAATAGTAATATTAGTAATTGCACCCTATATACAAAGCAAATTTTAGTTGAATGCAAATTTTCACCTGCTACCTCTAAATCATGGGTCCGCCTCTGCATGAGACCTATGCAATCTAGTCTCTCATATCAAACTGTCACGACTCAAACCATACCAATGGCCGTCATGACATCTAGCGCGCCGGTAGGGATGATAAGTGGTGCGGGCCAGTGTGGGGCGAGTTTTCTCTTAACCCGCAAAATTTCAACTCGCTCCGCCCTGCCCCACATAGCAAATGCACCCGCGTTCGCCCGCGTCCACCCATCCGCCCCGCACAACTTAATTTTTTTCCCGTCATTTTgttagtttatttattttttaatcttTGGGCTGGAATTTTTTTATACATTTATGAAATTTACTCAtacttttttattaattttaaagatTGGGGGAGACTTCAGCTAAGGAAAAAAGAAGCTAAGATACTTACGAGAACTAAATCTTGTACATATATAATAAAAGTTACTTAACAAAAATCTTTGATATGATAATAACTCTTTGACTTTTAACCTTTTATATTTGATAatagaatatatatttttatcaTATTCAAGCTAATCCACTAGAATAATTCTTAAGCCACTGGAATGTATAAATAAGCCACTTCTCTAATCCTCTCGAAGGTGATCTTGATATGTAATTTTTGGATGTTACATTTTCGGAACAATATGGCGTGCAAGCATTTGGTTCAAATAATATGAAACTTTACTTTGCTCGTGGAATCAATTTCATCTTCATCAAGGCAGAAAATTGAGTTTCCTTTTTCAATGAAGTTTTTAAGCCTGCACCCGCACACAGtttttaactctttttttttttgacctGCCCCGCTCGCCTCGCACATGCATATATTTAAACTCGCATGGCCTTATGGCCATCCCCACAAACTGTCTAGGCGAACCAATAGttttttgttataaaaaaaaGTGGAAACCATCAAATGTTCATGTGATTTCTtgagttttctcattttttttcctAGCATAATAACCTATTTTTGTTACCATATAGTCCTCAAATATCTCTCATTTGATCAAGACGATAATCGTTGCCTCTACTGAAAAGCGAAAAGTAAAAAATCCACGACACGTGCCAACCACATTACTAGGAAATTATCTAGCGATTGTGAATTCGCCACGTCATCCAAGTCCTACTCAGACCCAATTCATCCACGGCAAACCTTATTCATCGACGACAGAAAAATACAACCTCAAACTACATTTTGCACATTACCAAAACTACCCTTACCACATCCACCTATTTCCAGCCACAGAACCCTCTCAATGGCGGTTAAAGCACCTATAAAATTACATGCCCATTTCCGTCATTTTATTTTCATCAAGTAAAACCCGAGAAACACCCGATCCCTCCATCATATATTCTTCTGAATAAAATTTaatttcttttgctttctttgtAAAAAGAAATCTATCCAATCTCCGCGTCTTTGGTTTCCCAAGGTAACTCATCAATGGCGACCGGTTTAATCCGACGAGCAATTTCTAGGGTCCACTCATCGCCGGCGGCGAAGCTAGTTGTCGCCCGAGCACACGCATCGGAGGCCAAAGCCCATCAATCAGAATCCAAGCAGCAGCCAAACATCAAGTCATTTCAAATTTACCGATGGAGTCCAGACAACCCAGGTAAACCCGAGCTCAAGGAATACAAAATCGATCTGAAAGAATGTGGCCCAATGGTCTTAGATGCTTTAATCAAAATCAAAAACGAAATCGACCCATCACTTACGTTTCGTAGATCCTGTAGAGAAGGGATCTGTGGGTCCTGTGCTATGAATATTGATGGTTGCAATGGACTTGCTTGTTTGACTAAGATCGATTCGGGTGCTGAATCGACGATTACGCCGTTGCCACATATGTTTGTGATTAAGGATCTGGTTGTGGATATGACTAATTTTTATAATCAGTACAAGTCTATTGAGCCTTGGTTGAAGAGGAAGACGGAGCCGCCGACCCCTGGGAAGGAGATACCGCAGAGTAAGAGTGATAGGGCAAAGTTGGATGGGATGTATGAGTGTATTCTGTGTGCTTGCTGTAGCACATCATGCCCTAGTTACTGGTGGAATCCTGAGTCTTATCTTGGTCCGGCTGCACTGCTTCACGCTAACCGGTAACATTTTTTTGGTTCTTTGTTCCTCTGAATTTTTGTCTTCATGTCTAGGCTCTTTCTTGTTTGCCTTTACTCTCTGTTGATACGCTGTATTTGGCTCAAATATGAAGTTAAAGATAGTTATAACTAATAAAGATTGTAACTTGGTGGGTTCCTATCTGCCTAAGCCTTAGGGGTAGAGTTATTCGGTATTTGTGCTGATGGGACGTAACTTGTTCCGTTTTCTCGGTGGAATATTTGAGTTGTGCGCAAGCCAGCCCCTACACCTCCATTATTAAAAAAGAACTATTGATTATAATTAGGTGATTTCTTTCCATATGCTCTAATTTTGGTGGGTGGAGTTATCCGAAGAAATAGTAAGGGTTGCTCAAGTTGGCTTGGGCACCATTGTCATAAAAAACAGGCTGACTACAGATTGTTTACTCCTTCCATTTCAATTTTATGTGTGTtactttttttatattattataaaaagaATATTATCTTTCTATATTTAATAAGTTTTTAATTCCAACAATTCTATTTTACATGTAAGGACACTCTTATAGGAGTGACATGACATGCTTAAGACCATAAAATTCAAAAAGTATTTTTGGTATTGTTGTACACACCCTTAGTTTTAGGTCATAGGATTCAAAAGCTTTCTTTACATTCTTATATTTCATGTAcaattaaactaagacataaaacaAAACAGAGTGAGTATTTGATTTAGAAAGTAGTGTTCCTTTGAGGTATGAAATGAATGAATCTCTTTTCTATGAGGCATATTTGGTAAAACACTATGCAACTTTTAGAAGTTCGATGGATCATATGCTGAAGGATCTTATTGTATGG
Proteins encoded in this window:
- the LOC104246486 gene encoding succinate dehydrogenase [ubiquinone] iron-sulfur subunit 2, mitochondrial-like; translated protein: MATGLIRRAISRVHSSPAAKLVVARAHASEAKAHQSESKQQPNIKSFQIYRWSPDNPGKPELKEYKIDLKECGPMVLDALIKIKNEIDPSLTFRRSCREGICGSCAMNIDGCNGLACLTKIDSGAESTITPLPHMFVIKDLVVDMTNFYNQYKSIEPWLKRKTEPPTPGKEIPQSKSDRAKLDGMYECILCACCSTSCPSYWWNPESYLGPAALLHANRWIMDSRDEYTQERLDAVNDEFKLYRCHTILNCSRACPKGLNPGKHIQNIKRLELAS